Proteins from one Streptomyces genisteinicus genomic window:
- a CDS encoding acyl-CoA dehydrogenase family protein, with the protein MTLRRDLYGPDHEAFRETVRTFLAKEVVPHHEQWEKDGIVDREVWRSAGRRGLLGMSVPEEYGGGGTDDFRYSAVLIEEFARAGASGLALSLHNDIIGPYLTSLGTEEQKRRWLPGFCSGETVTAIAMSEPGAGSDLQGVRTTAEDRGDHWVLSGSKTFISNGILADLVVVVARTTPEGGAHGLSLFVVERGAEGFERGRNLDKIGQKAQDTAELFFHDVRVPKENLLGELNGGFTHLMTNLAQERLAIAVGAAAAAEEILDDTTRYVKEREAFGRPLARLQHIRFEIAELATECAVTRAFLDRCIADHAKGELDTAHASMAKWWATELQKRTVDRCLQLHGGYGYMTEYRVARAFLDSRVQTIYGGTTEIMKEIIGRSLLG; encoded by the coding sequence GTGACCCTGCGACGAGACCTGTACGGCCCCGACCACGAGGCCTTCCGCGAGACCGTGCGCACCTTCCTCGCCAAGGAGGTCGTCCCGCACCACGAGCAGTGGGAGAAGGACGGCATCGTCGACCGCGAGGTGTGGCGCTCGGCGGGCCGCCGGGGCCTGCTCGGCATGTCCGTGCCCGAGGAGTACGGCGGCGGCGGGACGGACGACTTCCGCTACAGCGCCGTCCTCATCGAGGAGTTCGCCCGCGCCGGCGCCTCGGGTCTCGCCCTGAGCCTGCACAACGACATCATCGGCCCGTACCTCACCTCGCTCGGCACCGAGGAGCAGAAGCGGCGCTGGCTCCCGGGATTCTGCAGCGGCGAGACGGTGACCGCGATAGCCATGAGCGAGCCCGGCGCGGGCTCCGACCTCCAGGGCGTCCGCACCACCGCCGAGGACCGCGGCGACCACTGGGTGCTGAGCGGCTCGAAGACGTTCATCTCCAACGGCATCCTCGCCGACCTCGTGGTCGTCGTCGCGAGGACCACCCCCGAGGGCGGCGCCCACGGCCTCTCCCTGTTCGTCGTCGAGCGCGGGGCGGAGGGCTTCGAACGCGGCCGCAACCTCGACAAGATCGGCCAGAAGGCCCAGGACACCGCCGAACTCTTCTTCCACGACGTCCGCGTCCCCAAGGAGAACCTGCTCGGCGAGCTGAACGGCGGGTTCACCCACCTGATGACCAACCTGGCCCAGGAGCGCCTGGCCATCGCCGTCGGCGCCGCCGCGGCCGCCGAGGAGATCCTGGACGACACGACGCGGTACGTGAAGGAGCGCGAGGCGTTCGGCCGCCCGCTCGCCCGCCTCCAGCACATCCGCTTCGAGATCGCCGAACTGGCCACCGAGTGCGCCGTCACCCGGGCCTTCCTCGACCGCTGCATCGCCGACCACGCCAAGGGCGAACTCGACACCGCGCACGCCTCGATGGCCAAGTGGTGGGCCACCGAACTCCAGAAGCGGACCGTCGACCGCTGCCTGCAACTCCACGGCGGATACGGCTACATGACCGAGTACCGCGTCGCCCGCGCGTTCCTCGACAGCCGCGTCCAGACCATCTACGGCGGGACGACCGAGATCATGAAGGAGATCATCGGGCGCTCCCTCCTCGGCTGA
- a CDS encoding acetyl-CoA C-acetyltransferase: protein MSTEAYVYDAIRTPRGRGKAGGALHGTKPVDLVVGLIHEIGRRFPGLDPAEIDDIVLGVVGPVGDQGSDIARIAAMAAGLPDTVAGVQENRFCASGLEAVNMAAMKVRSGWEELVLAGGVESMSRVPMGSDGGAWAMDPMTNFDTGFVPQGIGADLIATLEGFSRHDVDEYAALSQERAAAAWKDGRFERSVVPVRDRNGLVVLDHDEHMRPGTTADSLAKLKPSFADIGDLGGFDAVALQKYHWVERIDHVHHAGNSSGIVDGAALVAIGSKEAGERGGLSPRARIVSAAVSGADPTIMLTGPAPATRKALKRAGLTIGDIDLVEINEAFAAVVLRFAADMGLSLDKVNVNGGAIAMGHPLGATGAMILGTLVDELERQDKRYGLATLCVGGGMGIATVVERL from the coding sequence GTGAGCACCGAAGCGTACGTGTACGACGCGATCCGCACCCCGCGCGGACGCGGGAAGGCAGGCGGAGCCCTGCACGGCACCAAGCCGGTCGACCTGGTCGTCGGCCTCATCCACGAGATCGGGCGCCGGTTCCCCGGCCTGGACCCGGCGGAGATCGACGACATCGTCCTCGGCGTGGTCGGCCCGGTCGGCGACCAGGGCTCCGACATCGCGCGCATCGCCGCCATGGCGGCCGGGCTGCCCGACACCGTCGCGGGCGTCCAGGAGAACCGCTTCTGCGCCTCCGGCCTCGAAGCCGTCAACATGGCCGCGATGAAGGTCCGTTCCGGCTGGGAGGAGCTCGTCCTCGCCGGCGGCGTGGAATCCATGTCGCGGGTCCCGATGGGCAGCGACGGCGGCGCCTGGGCGATGGACCCGATGACCAACTTCGACACCGGGTTCGTGCCGCAGGGCATCGGCGCCGATCTGATCGCCACCCTGGAGGGGTTCTCCCGGCACGACGTCGACGAGTACGCGGCGCTCTCCCAGGAGCGGGCCGCCGCGGCGTGGAAGGACGGCCGCTTCGAGCGTTCCGTCGTGCCGGTGCGCGACCGCAACGGCCTGGTCGTCCTCGACCACGACGAGCACATGCGCCCCGGCACCACCGCCGACTCGCTCGCGAAGCTGAAGCCGTCCTTCGCGGACATCGGCGACCTCGGCGGCTTCGACGCCGTCGCCCTCCAGAAGTACCACTGGGTCGAGCGGATCGACCACGTCCACCACGCGGGCAACTCCTCCGGCATCGTCGACGGCGCCGCCCTCGTCGCCATCGGCAGCAAGGAGGCCGGCGAACGCGGCGGCCTCTCCCCCCGCGCCCGGATCGTCTCCGCCGCCGTCTCCGGCGCCGACCCGACCATCATGCTCACCGGCCCCGCCCCGGCCACCCGCAAGGCGCTGAAGCGTGCCGGGCTGACCATCGGCGACATCGACCTCGTCGAGATCAACGAGGCGTTCGCCGCCGTGGTGCTGCGCTTCGCCGCGGACATGGGCCTTTCGCTCGACAAGGTCAACGTCAACGGCGGCGCCATCGCCATGGGCCACCCCCTCGGGGCGACCGGGGCCATGATCCTCGGCACCCTCGTCGACGAACTGGAGCGCCAGGACAAGCGGTACGGCCTCGCCACCCTGTGCGTCGGCGGCGGCATGGGCATCGCCACCGTCGTCGAGCGCCTCTGA
- a CDS encoding 3-hydroxyacyl-CoA dehydrogenase NAD-binding domain-containing protein, with protein MDTTARRSTIRWVESEDHVVTLVLDDPDQSANTMNAAFIDSLDAVAARLAERRDEIRGVIVTSAKKSFFAGGDLRDLIAVTPGTAAASHEAGMRVKRSLRVLETLGRPVVAAINGAALGGGYEIALACHHRVVLDSPAARVGLPEVTLGLLPGGGGVTRTVRMFGVADALGKVLLEGTQYGPARALAAGLVDEIAAGPDELLARAAAFIDAHPESRQPWDVPGYRIPGGTPANPKFAANLPAFPALLRKRTGGAPCPAPRNILAAAVEGSQVDFETAQVIEARYLTDLVTGQITKNMIQAFFFDLQAVNSGAGRPRGPEQRPVTRVAVVGAGMMGAGIAYSCARAGIEVVLKDVTPEAAARGKAYSEKLCAKAVSRGRTTQEKADALLARITPTADAADLAGCDAVIEAVFEDTALKHRVFEEIQDVVEPDALLCSNTSTLPITVLAKGVERPADFVGLHFFSPVDKMPLVEIVKGEKTGEEALARAFDLVRQIKKTPIVVNDSRGFFTSRVIGRFIDEGVAMVGEGVDPASVEQAAARAGYPAKVLSLMDELTLTLPRKIREETRRAVEEAGGTWDPHPADAVVDRMIDEFGRPGRSGGAGFYDYAEDGRRTGLWPGLREHFTDSGRQHADLTELAERMLFAESLDAVRCLEEGVLVSVADANVGSLLGIGFPAWTGGVLQYVNGYEGGLPGFVTRARELAAAHGERFAPPGLLLRMAERGETFTDS; from the coding sequence ATGGACACCACCGCACGCCGTTCCACCATCCGCTGGGTAGAGTCCGAGGACCACGTCGTCACCCTCGTCCTCGACGACCCCGACCAGTCCGCCAACACCATGAACGCGGCCTTCATCGACTCGCTGGACGCCGTCGCGGCGCGGCTGGCCGAACGCCGCGACGAGATCCGGGGCGTCATCGTCACCTCCGCCAAGAAGAGCTTCTTCGCCGGCGGCGACCTCCGCGACCTGATCGCCGTCACCCCCGGGACCGCCGCCGCCTCCCACGAGGCCGGGATGCGGGTCAAGCGCTCGCTGCGCGTGCTGGAGACGCTGGGCAGGCCGGTGGTCGCCGCGATCAACGGCGCCGCGCTCGGCGGCGGTTACGAGATCGCCCTCGCCTGCCATCACCGGGTGGTGCTGGACAGTCCGGCCGCCCGCGTCGGCCTCCCCGAGGTCACCCTCGGCCTGCTGCCCGGCGGCGGGGGAGTGACCCGCACCGTCCGCATGTTCGGCGTGGCCGACGCCCTCGGGAAGGTCCTCCTGGAAGGCACCCAGTACGGGCCGGCCCGCGCCCTCGCCGCGGGGCTCGTCGACGAGATCGCCGCCGGACCCGACGAACTCCTCGCCAGGGCAGCCGCGTTCATCGACGCCCACCCGGAGTCCCGGCAGCCCTGGGACGTCCCCGGCTACCGCATCCCCGGCGGCACCCCGGCGAACCCCAAGTTCGCCGCCAACCTCCCGGCCTTCCCCGCCCTGCTGAGGAAGCGGACGGGCGGCGCGCCCTGCCCCGCACCGCGCAACATCCTGGCGGCCGCCGTCGAGGGCTCCCAGGTCGACTTCGAGACCGCGCAGGTCATCGAGGCCCGCTACCTGACGGACCTGGTCACCGGGCAGATCACCAAGAACATGATCCAGGCGTTCTTCTTCGACCTCCAGGCCGTCAACTCGGGAGCGGGCCGCCCCCGGGGCCCCGAACAGCGCCCGGTCACCCGGGTGGCCGTGGTCGGCGCCGGGATGATGGGCGCGGGCATCGCCTACTCCTGCGCCCGGGCCGGCATCGAGGTCGTCCTCAAGGACGTGACGCCCGAGGCCGCAGCCAGGGGCAAGGCGTATTCGGAGAAGCTGTGCGCCAAGGCCGTCTCGCGCGGCCGCACCACGCAGGAGAAGGCCGACGCGCTGCTCGCCCGGATCACCCCCACCGCCGACGCCGCCGACCTCGCCGGCTGCGACGCCGTCATCGAGGCCGTCTTCGAGGACACCGCCCTCAAGCACCGGGTCTTCGAGGAGATCCAGGACGTGGTGGAGCCCGACGCCCTGCTCTGCTCCAACACCTCCACGCTGCCCATCACCGTCCTCGCCAAGGGGGTGGAGCGCCCCGCCGACTTCGTGGGCCTGCACTTCTTCTCCCCGGTCGACAAGATGCCGCTGGTGGAGATCGTCAAGGGGGAGAAGACGGGCGAGGAAGCGCTCGCCCGCGCCTTCGACCTGGTGCGGCAGATCAAGAAGACCCCGATCGTGGTCAACGACTCCCGCGGCTTCTTCACTTCGCGCGTCATCGGCCGGTTCATCGACGAGGGCGTCGCCATGGTCGGCGAGGGCGTCGACCCCGCCAGCGTCGAACAGGCCGCGGCCCGGGCCGGCTACCCGGCCAAGGTGCTGTCCTTGATGGACGAACTCACCCTCACCCTGCCGCGGAAGATCCGCGAGGAGACCCGGCGCGCGGTGGAGGAGGCGGGCGGCACCTGGGACCCGCACCCCGCGGACGCCGTCGTGGACCGCATGATCGACGAGTTCGGCCGCCCCGGCCGCAGCGGGGGAGCGGGCTTCTACGACTACGCCGAGGACGGCCGGCGCACGGGCCTGTGGCCGGGGCTGCGCGAGCACTTCACGGATTCCGGGCGGCAGCACGCGGACCTGACCGAACTGGCGGAGCGGATGCTCTTCGCCGAGTCCCTCGACGCGGTCCGCTGCCTGGAGGAAGGCGTCCTGGTCTCGGTCGCGGACGCCAACGTCGGCTCACTGCTCGGCATCGGCTTCCCCGCCTGGACCGGCGGCGTGCTCCAGTACGTCAACGGCTACGAGGGCGGCCTGCCCGGCTTCGTGACCCGCGCCCGCGAACTGGCCGCCGCGCACGGCGAGCGCTTCGCGCCTCCCGGGCTGCTGCTGCGCATGGCCGAGCGAGGGGAGACCTTCACGGACTCCTGA
- a CDS encoding AMP-dependent synthetase/ligase, with translation MTSAPQPTDAPADRTLPQLLARNARLHPELPALSWQTAGSEGGWTTLTWSEVHERTRSLAAGYAELGVGRGDHVLLMMANRPEHWLSDLALVRLGAVPVSVYGTAAPEQITHTARNCRARVAVVEGAAQVAVWEPLLTDAGTPLERLVVAEAGAEGGHFAYAALLREPVPEHVAKELDTARPDDPLTVVYTSGTTGEPKGVVLTHRQVMANALALDAVVELPPHVEHICYLPFAHIAERMLGIYLPCHRASHVYLCPDPTGVAAVVRQVRPAQFFGVPRIWEKLSAAVRGVLSLMPAEQRAVIDQAFEVAREHVGHRERGEVPPAELEERYSRVRRDVLLPMLAAGGLDRVTWSASASAPMSADVVRFWAGFGIVIMDAWGLTETTGVATSNSPRLGFRLGSVGRPVEAVEVRIAEDGEILVRGASVFSGYLRSDGSVESALDEDGWLATGDIGRLDEDGYLWLTDRKKEMIITSTGKNVAPSLVENALKEHPLIGQAMVHGDNRSYLVALLVLDAEAAPAWAAAHGVEAAGGTDGLAAHPAVLAEVERAVAAANARLNRSEQVKRYELLSGEWGPATGELTPSLKMRRRVIRDKYADALAGLYRD, from the coding sequence ATGACTTCAGCGCCCCAGCCCACCGACGCCCCGGCCGACCGGACCCTGCCGCAGCTGCTGGCCCGCAACGCCCGGCTCCACCCCGAACTCCCCGCCCTGTCCTGGCAGACGGCCGGGTCGGAGGGCGGCTGGACGACGCTCACCTGGTCGGAGGTCCACGAGCGCACCCGGTCCCTCGCGGCCGGCTACGCGGAACTCGGCGTCGGCCGCGGGGACCACGTGCTGCTGATGATGGCCAACCGCCCCGAGCACTGGCTGTCCGACCTGGCGCTGGTCCGGCTCGGTGCCGTCCCGGTCAGCGTCTACGGGACGGCGGCCCCGGAGCAGATCACCCACACCGCGCGCAACTGCCGTGCCCGCGTCGCCGTCGTGGAGGGCGCGGCCCAGGTCGCGGTGTGGGAGCCGCTGCTGACCGACGCCGGTACGCCGCTGGAGCGGCTGGTGGTGGCCGAGGCCGGCGCGGAGGGCGGTCACTTCGCGTACGCGGCCCTGCTGCGCGAACCGGTGCCCGAGCACGTCGCCAAGGAGCTGGACACCGCCCGCCCCGACGATCCGCTGACCGTCGTCTACACCTCCGGCACCACCGGCGAGCCCAAGGGCGTCGTCCTGACCCACCGCCAGGTGATGGCCAACGCCCTGGCGCTGGACGCCGTGGTGGAGCTGCCCCCGCACGTCGAGCACATCTGCTACCTGCCGTTCGCCCATATCGCCGAGCGGATGCTGGGCATCTACCTGCCCTGCCACCGGGCGTCCCACGTCTACCTCTGTCCCGACCCGACCGGCGTCGCCGCCGTGGTGCGCCAGGTGCGCCCCGCGCAGTTCTTCGGTGTGCCGAGGATCTGGGAGAAGCTCTCCGCCGCCGTGCGGGGCGTCCTGTCGCTCATGCCGGCCGAGCAGCGCGCCGTCATCGACCAGGCCTTCGAAGTGGCGCGGGAGCACGTCGGCCACCGGGAGCGGGGCGAGGTGCCGCCGGCCGAACTGGAGGAGCGCTACAGCCGGGTCCGCCGGGACGTCCTGCTGCCCATGCTGGCCGCGGGCGGGCTGGACCGGGTGACCTGGTCGGCCAGCGCGTCGGCACCGATGTCGGCGGACGTCGTGAGGTTCTGGGCCGGTTTCGGCATCGTCATCATGGACGCCTGGGGCCTCACCGAGACCACCGGCGTCGCCACCAGCAACAGCCCGCGGCTCGGCTTCCGGCTCGGCTCGGTGGGACGCCCGGTGGAGGCCGTCGAGGTCAGGATCGCGGAGGACGGCGAGATCCTGGTCAGGGGCGCGTCCGTCTTCTCCGGCTACCTCCGGTCCGACGGCTCGGTGGAGTCGGCGCTGGACGAGGACGGCTGGCTGGCCACCGGTGACATCGGCCGGCTGGACGAGGACGGCTACCTGTGGCTCACCGACCGCAAGAAGGAGATGATCATCACCTCCACCGGCAAGAACGTCGCCCCGTCCCTGGTGGAGAACGCGCTCAAGGAACACCCGCTGATCGGCCAGGCGATGGTGCACGGGGACAACCGCTCGTACCTGGTCGCCCTGCTGGTGCTCGACGCGGAGGCCGCCCCCGCGTGGGCCGCCGCGCACGGCGTGGAGGCGGCGGGCGGGACGGACGGGCTGGCGGCGCACCCCGCCGTGCTGGCGGAGGTGGAGAGGGCCGTCGCCGCGGCCAACGCCCGTCTGAACCGCAGCGAGCAGGTCAAGCGGTACGAACTGCTGAGCGGGGAGTGGGGACCGGCGACCGGGGAGCTGACGCCGTCCCTGAAGATGCGGCGCAGGGTGATCCGGGACAAGTACGCCGACGCGCTGGCCGGACTCTACCGGGACTGA
- a CDS encoding acyl-CoA dehydrogenase family protein, which produces MGSRLTEEQADFVAAVRDFAKRECGTREQRSALTSGGREAHHPELYGRLADLGWLGVCLPEEYGGAGGGLADACLFLEETSYGMVPAGGFVTTVIAAKAYEKFGSEQQRREALSAAVRGEVLAIAMSEPGAGSDVGALRCAALREADGSWVVDGQKTWISNAHCAKHILLVARTGEDKHGGLTMFHLPAGTPGVETRRIDTMGGREVNDVYLTGVRLPADAVVGKVGAGWPQLMAGLNHERLFLAANMLGLARRAFDDALAFVREREQFGRPVGSFQALRHRIADLATEIECTRLLVRETALDCDAQPDKLFPREASMAKLKATELAKRTALEGMQMMGGYGYSTEFDMERHLRAAVVSTVYGGTSEIQRDVIGKTYGL; this is translated from the coding sequence ATGGGCAGTCGCCTCACCGAAGAACAGGCCGATTTCGTCGCGGCCGTCCGCGATTTCGCCAAACGGGAGTGCGGCACCCGGGAGCAGCGTTCCGCGCTGACCTCGGGCGGCCGCGAGGCCCACCACCCCGAGCTCTACGGCAGGCTCGCCGATCTGGGCTGGCTCGGGGTGTGCCTGCCCGAGGAGTACGGGGGCGCGGGAGGCGGCCTCGCCGACGCCTGCCTCTTCCTGGAGGAGACCTCGTACGGGATGGTCCCGGCCGGCGGCTTCGTCACCACGGTCATCGCCGCGAAGGCGTACGAGAAGTTCGGCAGCGAGCAGCAGCGGCGCGAGGCGCTGTCCGCGGCCGTGCGCGGCGAGGTGCTGGCCATCGCCATGTCGGAGCCGGGCGCGGGGTCCGACGTGGGGGCGCTGCGCTGCGCGGCGCTGCGGGAGGCCGACGGCAGCTGGGTCGTCGACGGCCAGAAGACCTGGATCTCCAACGCGCACTGCGCGAAGCACATCCTCCTGGTGGCACGGACCGGCGAGGACAAGCACGGCGGTCTGACCATGTTCCATCTGCCCGCCGGCACACCGGGGGTCGAGACGCGCCGCATCGACACCATGGGCGGACGGGAGGTCAACGACGTCTACCTCACCGGCGTACGGCTGCCCGCGGACGCCGTCGTCGGCAAAGTGGGCGCGGGCTGGCCGCAGCTGATGGCCGGGCTCAACCACGAGCGGCTCTTCCTGGCCGCCAACATGCTGGGCCTCGCGCGGCGTGCCTTCGACGACGCGCTCGCCTTCGTCCGCGAACGGGAGCAGTTCGGCCGGCCCGTCGGCTCCTTCCAGGCGCTGCGGCACCGGATCGCGGACCTGGCCACCGAGATCGAGTGCACCCGCCTGCTGGTACGGGAGACCGCGCTGGACTGCGACGCGCAGCCGGACAAGCTGTTCCCGCGCGAGGCGTCCATGGCCAAGCTGAAGGCGACCGAGCTCGCCAAGCGCACGGCCCTGGAGGGCATGCAGATGATGGGCGGCTACGGCTACAGCACGGAGTTCGACATGGAGCGGCACCTGCGGGCCGCCGTGGTGTCCACCGTCTACGGCGGGACGAGCGAGATCCAGCGGGACGTCATCGGCAAGACCTACGGCCTCTGA
- a CDS encoding TetR/AcrR family transcriptional regulator, producing the protein MRTDTNDPGLERAAARSGTEDPTARRILDAALEQFTLLGLRRSSVDDVAKTAGVSRVTVFRRFQTKDKLVEATLLRELDRFFERLDAAVAALPTMEERVVEGFVVALRHTRAHPLFGGLLRLEPEVVLPYLTVQGGFSLSATVNYLTAHLRRAQQAEGRPDEDPRPVAELMVRVAVSFLLNPASCIEMEDEDQARAFARRYLAPLLDA; encoded by the coding sequence ATGAGAACCGACACGAACGACCCCGGCCTCGAACGGGCCGCCGCCCGCTCCGGGACGGAGGACCCGACGGCGCGGCGCATCCTCGACGCCGCGCTGGAGCAGTTCACCCTGCTCGGTCTGCGCCGCTCCTCCGTGGACGACGTCGCCAAGACCGCCGGAGTCTCCCGCGTCACCGTGTTCCGGCGCTTCCAGACCAAGGACAAGCTGGTCGAGGCGACTCTGCTGCGCGAGCTCGACCGCTTCTTCGAGCGGCTCGACGCGGCCGTCGCCGCCCTGCCGACCATGGAGGAGCGGGTCGTCGAGGGCTTCGTGGTCGCCCTGCGCCACACCCGCGCCCATCCGCTCTTCGGCGGGCTGCTCCGCCTCGAACCCGAGGTCGTGCTGCCCTACCTGACCGTGCAGGGCGGCTTCTCGCTCTCCGCCACCGTCAACTACCTGACCGCCCATCTGCGCCGCGCCCAGCAGGCCGAGGGCCGCCCCGACGAGGACCCGCGGCCCGTCGCCGAGCTCATGGTGCGGGTCGCGGTCTCCTTCCTCCTCAACCCCGCCAGTTGCATCGAGATGGAGGACGAGGACCAGGCGCGGGCCTTCGCCCGCCGCTACCTGGCCCCGCTGCTGGACGCCTGA